Proteins encoded in a region of the Streptosporangiales bacterium genome:
- a CDS encoding DUF4097 family beta strand repeat protein — translation MSSAVPARTRRTGAIVAVVLVVGAAVSIAFALRDSFGGDGVSGTRTLSASAKHLFVDVESGDVTVRKGSTDDVRLTRTVRGRSPRIVEESRNDGVHVSADCPAFTFGRCDVSYEIVVPADMRVEIDASSGAVQVDGVTGGTQVEASSGTITAKDLGGEVELESSSGDVNVTGASGNLDVSASSGEIKADGLTGGRVKAESSSGDVVLGFAAAPDRVELDVSSGDATITLPGGSTTYKVDVETSSGDEQVDVPTDPDAAHEITVEASSGDVTISRR, via the coding sequence ATGTCCTCAGCGGTGCCTGCGCGGACCCGTCGAACCGGAGCGATCGTCGCCGTGGTCCTCGTCGTGGGCGCGGCGGTCAGCATCGCCTTCGCCCTGCGCGACTCGTTCGGCGGGGACGGCGTGTCGGGTACGCGCACCCTGTCGGCGTCGGCGAAGCACCTCTTCGTCGACGTCGAGTCCGGTGACGTCACCGTGCGCAAAGGCAGCACAGACGACGTGCGCCTCACGCGCACCGTCCGCGGCCGTAGCCCCAGGATCGTGGAGGAGTCGCGGAACGACGGTGTCCACGTCTCCGCGGACTGCCCGGCCTTCACGTTCGGCCGGTGCGACGTGAGCTACGAGATCGTCGTGCCCGCGGACATGCGGGTCGAGATCGACGCGTCGAGCGGCGCGGTCCAGGTCGACGGCGTGACGGGTGGCACCCAGGTCGAGGCGTCGTCCGGCACCATCACGGCGAAGGACCTCGGCGGTGAGGTCGAGCTGGAGAGCTCGTCCGGCGACGTGAACGTCACCGGCGCGTCGGGCAACCTCGACGTCAGCGCCAGCTCGGGCGAGATCAAGGCCGACGGCCTCACGGGCGGCCGGGTCAAGGCCGAGTCCTCCAGCGGCGACGTCGTCCTCGGCTTCGCCGCCGCGCCGGACCGCGTGGAGCTCGACGTGAGCTCCGGCGACGCGACCATCACCCTGCCCGGCGGCTCCACGACGTACAAGGTCGACGTCGAGACGTCGTCGGGTGACGAGCAGGTCGACGTGCCCACCGACCCCGACGCCGCGCACGAGATCACGGTCGAGGCGTCGTCGGGCGACGTCACCATCAGCCGCCGCTGA